ACATGTTAGAGAGGTTGAGGTGGAGCCGGGAGCAACATTACAAGTCAATGATGGTGTATTGCTAGAGGTGGACAATGGAATATTTAATGAAGGTACAGTAGAGTTTTTAGGAGAAGCTCAGCTAATTCAAAATCATACAGGCGTTTCTTCAAACACAGGAAGTGGAGATTTAAAAATTAGACAAGAAGGGACTTTTAATATATATAACTATAATTATTGGAGTGCACCAGTCCATAGAAGTGGTGATTGGCAAGTTGGTTATTTAGAAACAGAGGCTGGGCCAATAGGTTTTACAGGAGGGTATGATGCTAATCCATCTGCTAGTCCTATAGAGTTAAGTAGTTATTGGTTGTATACTTTTAACGATTTGATAGATAATTATTACGGTTGGAACCATATAACGCCAACGACCGCAGTAATACCAGCAATGGGATATCTTATGAAAGGTTCTGGTAATGCGACACCAACACCAACGACTGATCAGACTTATGTTTTTAGAGGTACGGCAAATGATGGTGATTATAGTATTCCTGTTATTAGTGGTAATCAAGTTTTAATTGGTAACCCTTATCCATCAGCAATAACAGCAACAGCTTTTATTAATGATAATTCGGCTGTAATTGGTGGCTCTATTTATTTTTATGAACATTTTCAGGCAAATAACACTCATATATTAGCTGATTATCAAGGAGGATACGCTACTCGTAATTTACTAACAGGTGTAGAAGCACCATCTTTACCTTCTACTGGTAACTCGTCGACAAAAGGAGCGCCGGAAGATGGGGTTGCAGTTGCTCAAGGTTTCTTTGTTAAAATTCAAAATACGGGTACTGTTCAGTTTAGTAATAGTCAACGTGTATATGCTCGAGAATCTTTAAGTGAATCTGTGTTCTATAGGTCAGCGCAAAGCACGCCTACAGATGACAGGATTATATTTTGGCTTAAATTTAAAGACCACCTAAATAACGAATCGACAATAGCTTTAGGTTATGATACTAATGCCAGTGTAGATTATGATAATGGTTATGATAGCGAGTCTTTTAATGAGTTGCCAAACGAGTTGTATTGGCCAATAATAGACAAAAAAATGTGTATCCAAGGATTGAATAGTTTTGATGTTTCAGATGAAATACCATTAGGTGTTGATCTCGCGAATGCAGGAGATTTTACTTTTGAGATTGATAGAACATTAAATTTTCCTACTAACGAAACTATTTACTTAAAGGATAATCAAACGGATTTGTTTTACGATATAAAATCTAATCCTGTAACCTTAAGTTTAAGTGAGGGTGAAGATGAGTCTAGATTTTCTATCGTTTATCAAACTGCAGAAAGTTTATCTACAGATGATTTTGATAGTGAAGCCTCTGGATTGTATTATAATGTAGATAAAGACGCTTTAGTTTTTGCAACTTTAGATAACTTAAATGCTATTGAAACGATAGCTATTTATAATGTATTGGGCCAAAAAGTAAAAGTGTTAGAAGATGTAGATTCTAGAGAGGTTGATCTTTCATTTTTGAAAACAGGGATGTATATTGCTGAAATTAGTAAATATTCTGGTCAAAAATTAAAGCTTAAATTTATAAAACAATAATGTCTAATAAAACGAAATACTCTTTATTAACGGCATTAATCATAATAGCAACTTTCGGTACAAAGGAATATTTGGATGTAAGAGATAAAACGGAAGTTGTCGAAGAAGGCGCTACTGTAAAATCTGACACAAACGAATACTTTTTACCAACAAGCACCACGGGGCAAATTGTGCATCATGATGGTTATAGTTTAAGTTATAGCGAACCGCATGAGCAAGCAGAGTGGGTGGCTTATGAGCTTAAAAAAACGCATTTATCAAAGAACGACTTTAAAAGACCTTATTTTGAAGTAGATGACGCTGTGAAAACGGGAGCTGCCCATTGGCGTAATTATAAAAAATCAGGCTATGACCGTGGGCATTTATGTCCTGCTGGCGATCGAAAATATAGTAAATCGGCCCATGACGAAACTTTTTTAACGAGTAATGTTTCTCCGCAACGACATGATTTTAATGCCGGTGTTTGGAATCGATTAGAACAGAAGACACGGTATTGGGCAAGTAAGTATGATGGTGTTTTTGTAGTTTCTGGGGGAATTCTAAAAGGGAAAATGAAAACTATCGGCACAGAAAAAGTAGCTGTTCCTAATCAATTTTATAAAGTATTAATAGATAATAATTCTGGTAAAACTAAGGTTATTGCCTTTTTGATGGCTCATCAAGAGTCTGATCAACCATTATATAAATTTGTAACGTCAGTTGATACTATTGAGGATTTAACAGGAATTGATTTCTTTTCAGAATTAGATGATACTACAGAGAATAGATTAGAAGCTTCAAGTGATTATAAAGGCTGGAGTTTTTAGATTGTTTTAAAAGTATTAGGCCTAAGGCAAAAGAGAGAAGGTAAAAGGCTGAAGCTGTCAAAAAAAACTTTAAAAAATGATGCTTTCACTAATTAATAGATTTCCTGTATTGTCTGATTAACGTTTTCTAAAATAATTTTTTCCTTACACCTGTCCATCGCAAGTTTCTAATAAATTGACCTTCTTCAATTGATACTAGTTGTTCTGGTTTGTTTCTGGCAGCTTTTAGGTAACCAATAATATAATCTTTAAAGTATCTAAAGCTTTTCTTTTTTAAGCCCATTTTTAAGGCTGTTATAAGTGTAAGTGTAAAACCATAGCGCATTTTATACATCGCTTCTCCTTGGAGGTATTTTGCGCCTTTATTATAACTTGCACCTGTAGGTTTTAAATGTTTGACGTGTAATGTCTCGTCCAATACAATATGATACTTATTATATTTAGCTAATAACTCGTCAATAGTATCCCAACCCATCGCTCTTTTAAGTTGTCCGATAGCTTCAAAACAATCTTTACGGTACGCTTTAAGTGCGCCTCTAATATGGTCCTTTGCTGTTATAGACTCTAAAATCCAATCATTATTTTTTTCAATATAACAATAGCCAGCAACCATCCCAATGGTTTTGCTTTTATTAAAATGAAGGGCTAATGTTTCTAAATAATTTAAAGGAAAAATAAGATCGGCATCAAATTTACAAAGTACATCGTAATTGGTATTCAAAACCTCATATCCTTTGTAAAAAGCATTGATTATTTTAGCTCCTGGTAAGTGTTTGTTTGATGACGTAATGTTAACTAAAGTGATACAGTCGTGTTGTTTCTGAAAGTCCTCTACAATCGTTTTTGTGTTATCTGTAGAGTTATCATTAACCACCACAATTTGTTTAGGTAGTAACGTTTGGTCTACTAAAGACTGTAGCGTTAGTCCAATAGATGATTCTTCGTTATGTGCAGGAATAATAATGCTGAAATTCATTTTTAATTAGATGTATTCAGATATTAATTCAACTTTATTTTTGGGGATAAAAAAGCAATTTCTAATACCATCATCCTTAGTTCTAGTAATAGTAGAAACTTCAACAAGTTTTTTGTCAATATGATTAAAAAATAAATAATGTAAAGGTTTAAAATAATCTTCTAGCTCTTTTTCGATTGTGTTAAAAAGTGTTTCGCAAATAATTATTGGTTGATTTTTTATAATTGTATTTTTTCCGTGATTTAGTATGTGTATCTCTGTTCCTTCAGTATCTAATTTTATTATATCAATATTGTTAATGTTATTTTCTTCAACAAATTGGTCTAAAGTTGTTGTGCTCACTCTTCGCTTTATAAAATCTCGAGAGGTAGTTTTTGTACCAGCATTACCTTCTCCTGCTAAATTATATTTTAATTTTTTGTACTTGATATTTTCAACTTCATAAAAATCTATTATACCATTACAATCGGACAAAGCAATGTCTATTGGTTTAATGTTCTTTTCAAAATTATTTAGTTTAATATTCTTTTCTAAATAATATTTTGGACCAATTGCAGGTTCAAAAGCAATAACGTTTATCGTAGGATTCGCTTGTATTGCTAATAAAGAATAATAGCCAATATTGGATCCAATATCCAAAAAAGTGTTTTTGTCTTTTACTAGAGATTCAAAAATTTCCGAATATTCAAAATCTTTATAACCATTCCAATACAAAAGTTGAGTCAAATAACTTGTTTGGTTAGTTTCTATTTTAATTGTTCCAGAATCAGTTTTTAAATTTAATAATCCAGAAGGTGGTATTTTAATTTTAGACTTAAAAATAGTATTAAAAGCAAAGTTTAAATTTCTTATAATATAGTTTAGCTTTCTATTATAAATTGTTTTATAAATTACACTTCGCATGTTTATTATTTATCGATTAGAAAATCAAATATATTGACTTTATTTTTAGTAAATTTATGCAATCTTCAAAAAATAAAAAATCAATATTATGTGAGTTCAAATATATGCTTTCAAAACAGAGCTTAATTTTATTTGTACTGATATTAAGTTTTTCTAAACTAAAGGCTCAAGGTTATAATGTCACTTCTTATCAAAAGATAAATAAAACTAATGGGGGTTTATTATAAATCTAGATGATTAGGGTAATTTTGGTGTGTCAATCGATTATATTGGTGATCTTAATGGAGATGGGTTTGAAGATATTGTAGTTGGGACTTTTACCGATGATGATGGAGGTTTAGATACAGGGGTTGTTTATATTCTCTTTAGGGATGCTAACAGTGCTGTTATAAATGCAACAAAAATCAGTAAAATACGAGGAGCGTTTATAAGAGTCTTAGACAATGATGATAGATTTGGAGGAGCAGTGTCTTTTCTTGGAGATTTAAATGATGATGGATTTACGGAGATTGCAGTTAGTGCAGATTATGATGGGGATGCTGGGTATTCGCATGGAACAGTTTTGGTTTTGTCTTTAAACTCAGATGGTACGCTAAATAGTCATTCTAAAATTAACGACACACAACGAGGTTTTAATGAAGGTATAGTTAGTGATGCTACTTTTGGAACTGATATCGAAAATATTGGTGATTTAAATGGGGATGACTGGGCTGTAGGTTTTATAAGAGATTCAGATTGGGGAGCAAGAAGAGGGGTTGTTTGGATTTTATGTATGAACACTAATCTAACCGTGAATTCTGAACAGAAAATTAGCGATACAAAAGTTAGTTTTAGTGCTGTTTAAGAGTTTGAAGATTATTTTGGTGCATTTATGCTAATCTAAGTGATTTAAATGGAGATGGTGTTACATATATTACTGTTGGAGCTTACAGGGATGATGATGGAGCAACTAATTCTGGAAGTATCTATATTTTGTTTTTAAACGCTAACGGAGCTGTTAATAGTCACCAAAAAATATCAAATACTGAAGGAGGTTTGACTTGTGTCATAACTAATAATGCTTTGTTTGGTGAGTCCATAGACGGATTAGTAGATATAGACAATGATGCGGAAATTGAAATTATAGTTGGAGTATTAAGGCAGGATTATTTAATATTTATGGCAAATACAGGTGATTTTTTTGGAGGCTAAGTGACAATGTTAACAGCAGGAAATAGTTCAAATAGTATTGGAGTAGGAGCTTATAGGGATATTGATAATGGTTTTGGTAAAGGCGCGCTTTGGATATTAGAATTGGGTAGTATAGAAACTACTGTGCCTAGTTTTGGTCATCCAAGTATATGTGGTGATTTGATAGTTTTATAGCATTTTCTGGGTTTATTCCAAATACAAGTTATACTGTTAGCTTTGATTACGATGGTCAATCTGAAACTTCGATTCCTGATTCTAATAATTATGGAGAAATAATCTTAACCAACCTTAATGAAGGGCTGGACTCAAATATTAATAGTTTACAAAGTAATAATTTAGATTGAAGCGTTAATGCTGAAGATGTAGAATTATTAACTAATAATTTTGTTTTAAATTTCTCGGTTAATTCTGATACAGATTGTGGGATTTTTTCGCGAAGTATATTAATATCTAATCTAGAACCAAATACATTCTATATTTATGATTATGAGTTAAATAGTATTATGATTTCTGGAGCTTTCACTTCTGATGCAAATGGAGAATGGATCATTGATGGTTTGTAACCTGGCAATTATGAGTTTTTAATGGTTGTTGATTCAATTAATTCTTGTAATGATGGATTTGGTTTATTAACTATAGGAAGTAGTAATACTTTAAATGTAACAGTAAGTAGTTATTAACCCAGTAAATTGTAATGAGTGGGTTGGGTCTATTATATTTTGTAATTTGACTACAGATTTATTTTATACTTTAAATGGAACTATAGAAACACTTAATGTCGTTGCAGATGGAATCGGCCAAATTAACGTTGATCAATTATTTGCTGTATTATATCAAAATGTTATTTTAACGGATAATATTAGTGCTTGTTCTCAAAACTTTACTGATATTATTATTATAAGTCCCTTCTACAGTCGATTATAGTTTGTCATCATTGTCACCAACAAATTGTAATGTGTCTGATGGTGTATTATTAATTTCAGGATTGTTACCAAATAGTGATTACGATATTGAATACATTTTAAATGGAGTTTTAGTTTCTGATTTAATTTTTTCTGACGTATCTGGACAAATTATATTATCGGATTTGGCTATTGGTTCCTATCAAGATATTGTTGTGTTTAGCTTATCTGATGGCTGTTTTGATAGCGAAGTAGAATTAATAATATCAGCAGGGTCTAATTTGACAACAACAATAGTCTCAGTAAATCCAAATGGATGCAATGTGTCTGATGGAATCATCACCATTGCAGGACTTACAGATGCCTTCATTTATACAATAGTTTATGATATTAACGGGATACAGAACTCAGTAATATTAACAGCTAACCACTTCGGGGAAATTACCTTAACCGCATTAGTGGTTGGGACTTATGATAACATAATCATAACAGAAATTAATACAGGTTGTGTCGTAAATGTCAATCCCGTTGTATTATCATTTTCAAATTTTACTGCAACAATAGCATCAACAAATCCAACAGGTTGCTATGCTTCTGACGGAACTATAACCCTTTCAGAACTAACAAATACTTTAACTTATACAGTAGTTTATGATGCTAACGAGACACATGAATCGGTAACATTAACAGTTAATTCGTTCGGGGAAATTACTTTAAACACATTATCAACATGGAGCTACGTTAGCATAGTTATCACAGAAGACAGCACGGCTTGTGCTTTTAATTTAGCTCCAATTGATTTGATTTGTTTTAATGACGTATCAACATGTGTAAAAATAAAAAACTTTTTTATACCTAACAATGATGTTTGGATGATTGAAGGAGATTTAAACTGTAACTTTGTGCTTTGCATTTATGACCGCTATGGTAAACTATTAAAAATCTTAATGCCAAATAGTCTTTATTGGGACGGAACATTTAATGGTTTTAATATGCCAACAAATGATTATTGGTATACAATAGAATATAGAGATGATAATGGAATGCTTCAGCAAATAAAATCGCATTTTACATTAAAGCGATAGACTTATTGTTTATAAACTATAGCATTAATATTCATACCTGCACCAACACTAGCAAAAAGGATAATATCCCCTTTATTAATCTCCTGGTTTTCTAATTTACCATTTAAAATCAAATCGTATAAAGTAGGTACCGTTGCAACGCTTGAATTACCAAGTGTACCAATGCTCATAGGCATAATACCTTCAGGCATTTTCATGTTATGCAATTTGTAAAATCGTTTTACAATAGCTTCATCCATTTTTTCGTTAGCTTGATGGATCAAAATCTTTTTAACATCTGTAATATCGTAGCCGCTTTTCTCTAAACATGATTTTAAAGCTAATGGTACGTTGGTTAGCGCAAATTCGTAAATTTTACGACCAAACATTTTAATATAACGACGTTGACTATCGGTTTCAGGTTTATTAGTTTCTCCGAAGAAAATATAATGTGCTTCGTCATAAGCAAAAGTGGCAGATTCGTGAGCCAAAACACCACCTTCTTCAGTAGTTTCTTCAACTATGACAGCACCAGAGCCATCACTATAAATCATAGAGTCACGATCATGTGCATCAATCACTCTTGATAAAGTTTCGCTACCAATAACTAAACAGCGTTTAGCGATGCCAGCTTTAATAAAAGCATTAGCTTGTATAACGCCTTCTATCCAACCTGGACAACCAAAAAGTAAATCGTATCCAACACATTTTGGGTTTTTAATTTTTAAAAGGTGTTTTACACGAGAGGCTAAACTTGGTACCGTATCACTTTGTTCCGAGTCTATTTTTACATCACCATAGTTATGTGCTACAATAATATAGTCTAAAGTTTCTTTGTCGATGTTTGCATTTGCAATAGCCTTTTCTGCTGCGAAAAATGCAATGTCAGAGTTTGATAATTCAGGTTTAACATAGCGCCTTTCCTCAATACCTGTTATCGCTTTAAACTTCTCTACGATAACCTCATTTGGGCTATTTATTTTAGAACCATCAGCATTTAAAAATTCGTGATTATAGAAATCTTTGTTTTTTTCTATAGTGCTTGGTATATAACTTCCTGTACCTGTAATCTTAATATTCATAAAAAAAGGATTGCCTTTAATTGTTTATCTGCTAAGATAAGCAGTAAAAATTAAAGGCAATTTTAATTGATTAATTATTTACGATGTTCAACGCTTAGTTTGCCTCTACATATGCTTCAATAGGCGCACAAGTACAAAATAAATTACGGTCTCCGTAAGCATCGTCAACACGACGTACTGAAGGCCAGAACTTGTTGTCTATCACGTAGTCAAGTGGATATGCTGCCTTTTCTCGAGAGTAAGGTAATAGCCATTCGTCACTAGTTAACATCGCTAAAGTGTGCGGTGCATTTTTTAACGGATTATTATCGTCATCCTTTGATGCGGCATCAATTTCTTTTCTAATAGAAATCATAGCATCACAAAAACGATCCATTTCTGCTTTGCTTTCGCTTTCTGTTGGCTCAATCATCATCGTTCCTGCAACTGGAAAAGACACTGTTGGTGCATGAAAACCATAATCCATCAAACGTTTTGCAATATCTACAACTTCGATACCATTTGCTTTAAACGGACGACAGTCGATAATCATTTCATGTGCTGCACGACCTTGCTCTCCAGAATACAATGTTTCATAAGCGCCTTGTAATCTGTGCTTGATGTAATTGGCATTTAAAATAGCAATTTCAGTTGATTTTTTTAAACCTTCTGTAGCTAACATTTTAATGTAACCATAAGAAATTAAACAAACTAGAGCTGATCCAAAAGGCGCAGCAGAAATAGCACTAATGGCTTGGTCGCCTCCAGTTTTGATCACTGGATTACTTGGTAAAAATGGCACTAATTGTTTGGCAACGCATATTGGTCCAACACCTGGTCCACCACCACCGTGAGGTATAGCAAACGTTTTGTGTAAGTTTAAATGGCAAACATCTGCACCAATGTTACCTGGATTAGTTAAGCCTACTTGTGCATTCATGTTGGCTCCGTCCATGTAGACTTGACCACCATTATCGTGTATTATTTGTGTGATAATTTTAATTCCAGACTCATAAACACCATGTGTTGATGGATAGGTTACCATTAAGGCTGCTAAATTATCTTTATGTAATTCTGCTTTTTCACGTAAATCGTCAATATCGATATTACCGTTTTCATCTGCTTTAGTAACAACCACTTTCATTCCGGCCATGACTGCACTTGCAGGATTGGTTCCATGAGCTGAACTTGGTATTAAACAGATGTTTCTGTGATGATCCTCTCTAGATTCGTGATACGCTCTAATAACCATTAATCCAGCATACTCACCTTGAGCACCAGAGTTTGGTTGTAAAGAGGTCCCCGCAAAACCTGTAATTTCCGTTAGTTGGTCTTCTAATGCTTTTAACATTTGTTGGTAACCTTCGGCTTGATCTATTGGCACAAATGGGTGAATACTTCCCCAGTTTGGATTACTTAATGGTAGCATTTCTGAGGCTGCATTCAGCTTCATTGTACAGGATCCAAGTGCAATCATAGAGTGATTTAATGCTAAATCTTTACGCTCTAATCTTTTTACGTAACGCATTAATTCTGTTTCAGAATGGTGCGTATTGAAAACGTCTAAAGTTAAAAATGACGTTTGACGTTGGATTGAATCTTGAATATTGTTTGCGTCAGTAAAACCATCTATTGTTACTGCCGGCTTTGTTTCCGCTTCAGCGAAAATTGAAATAATCTCGTTTAAATCGTTTACAGAAGTCGTTTCGTTTAGAGAAACCGTTACTGTAGTGTCATTAGGGTAATAAAAATTAACCTCACGTTGTTCTGCAATTGTTTTTACTGCAGACGCATTAGCTTTAAGCTGGATGGTATCAAAAAAGGCAGTGTTTACTTGCTCGATTCCCATTTTAGTCAAGGCGTCGGCTAAAGTAGAGGTTGCATTGTGTACTTTATTAGCTATAAACGTCAAACCTTTTGGACCATGATACACGGCGTACATACCAGCCATAACAGCTAATAATACTTGTGCAGTACAGATGTTAGAGGTTGCTTTGTCACGTTTAATGTGCTGCTCTCTAGTTTGTAAAGCCATACGTAAGGCTCTGTTGCCATTAGCGTCTTTTGTAACACCAATAATACGACCAGGAATGTCACGTTTGTAAGCTTCTTTAGTTGCAAAATAAGCGGCGTGTGGACCTCCGTAACCCATTGGGATACCAAAGCGTTGTGTAGTACCAACCACCACATCAGCACCAAATTTACCGGGCGCTTCTAATTTTACTAAACTTAAAATATCTGCAGCTACCGCTACTTTTATGTTATTAGCGTTAGCCTTTTCAATAAAAGTTTTGATGTCTGTAATTTGACCATCTTTTCCTGGGTATTGTAAAATAGCTCCAAAAAAGTCAGAAGAAAAATCAAATGCTGCTTCAGCTCCAATAACGAGTTCAATTCCAATTGGAGTTGCTCTTGTTTGTAATAATGAAAGTGTTTGCGGTAAAATAGCATCACTTACAAAAAACTTGCAAATCCCTGCTTTTTTCTGGTCACGTGCTCTAACCGAGAATAACAAACTCATAGCTTCTGCAGCAGCAGTACTTTCGTCTAATAAAGAGGCGTTTGCTAATTCCATTCCTGTTAAATCAGTAATCATGGTTTGGAAGTTAAGCAATGCTTCTAAACGTCCTTGCGCAATTTCTGCTTGATAAGGCGTGTAAGCTGTGTACCACCCCGGGTTTTCTAAAACGTTACGTTGTATAACGGCCGGTAGGATGGTAGGGTGATACCCTAATCCAATGTAGGTTTTATAAGTTTTGTTAAGTTTTGACAGGTTGTTAATATGATTTGAGTATTCATATTCTGTCATGGCTTCGTCTAATTGTAATTCTTTTTTAAGACGAATTGGTGCAGGAACGGTTTCAGAAATTAGTTGTTCTATTGAATCTGCATTAACTGTTTGAAGCATTAGTTTTTGATCATTTTCTCTAGGACCAATGTGACGTAATGCGAAAGCGTTTGTATTCATTTGTGTTGTGTTGTTAATGTCCTATTTTAAAGGACTGACAATAAATTATAGTTGCTTTTTTAATGATTGCAAAATTAACAAAATCTAATAGAAAGTTTTGTTAAAAATTGAAAGTTTTCAACTATTAGCCTCCTTTATTAACAGATTAATTATTTTTGCCTAATGAAGGCGTTAAAACAACTTTTAGATTTTTACATAAATAGCAGTGTCCATGTTGCTTTAGCTGTGTACGCATTAAGCTGGGTGACTCTTAAAAAGTTTGATGTCAATTATGATAGTAGTGTCTTGTGGTTTAATTTTTATGCTACGATTACTGGTTATAATTTTGTAAAGTATTTTGGGATTGCCAAGTGGCACCATAGAAGCTTGGCGAGTTGGTTGCGCGTCACACAAGTGTTTTCTTTAGGATGCTTTATTTTAATGTGCTATTATGCCTTACAGTTAGCGGAGGAGTCGTTGATTTTGATTGCGATTTTTGGAGGAGTTACTTTTTTATATGCCATTCCTTTTTTACCAAAAAAATGGTATTTGGATACACAACAAAATCTAAGAGATATTAGTGGTTTAAAAGTATATGTTATTGCTTTGGTGTGGAGTGGGGTAACCGTTATTTTGCCACTAGTAAATAACCAAGTAGGTTTTAGTGAGGACGTTATCGTGTCCGTAATACAAATCTTTATATTCGTAATTGCCTTAATGTTGCCTTTTGAAATTATAGACTTACGGTATGATAGCCTCAAATTAGCAACGATACCTCAGAAAATAGGAGTGAAGCGTACAAAACTATTAGGATTTGTATTGTTACTAGTCTTTTATGTTTCAGAATTTTTTAAAAACACTATTAAAACAGACTATTTGATAATACAATTAATAGTCTGTCTAGTGTTAGGTATATTTATGCTATTTGCTAACCAAAACAGAACAAAATATTATACGTCCTTGTGGTTAGAAGCTTTGCCTGTTTTTTGGCTAGTGTTGATGCTTATTTAATTCTTTTTCAAAAGACGACTTAATGGTATCTTTTTCTGTAGAAGATAAGTTTTTTGATTTCACTTTTTCGATTAAAGCCGTAAGCTTACCGTTGGTTTCGGAATGCTGCCTACATACTTTACATATTAAAGTATGAAATTTAAACTTCACTTTTTCCCATATTGAAGCTTCGTGATATTGTGCTTTGTCACAAATGTGACCGGATTCCTCGCAAGAAATCATAAATTTATTCTTCATTTTTAAAACCAATTATTTTGTAAACAACTTGCCATAGATACTCGGGCTCTGTGTATTATAACCCATAGATTAGACGCAGTAATTTCTAATTCATTACAAATAGTTTCCGTTTCGTAATTTAAAATCGTTTTCATTTCAAATATTTGAGCTTGCTTTTTTGGTAATTTTGATAAGCAATTTTCAATTGCATCGGCTAACTCTGTATTTTCAATTTGGTCTTCAGCTGTTTTATCATAGGGATCTGCAACGCGTTCTTCTAACCAATCACCTTCAGTTTCGCTGTCACTATTATAGGACATTCTAACTTCTGCTTTTCCTTTGTTAGAGTTGATTTTACGATAATG
This portion of the Olleya sp. Bg11-27 genome encodes:
- a CDS encoding T9SS type A sorting domain-containing protein, which encodes MLKKSLLSIMLFAFLLPTYLFAQTGPGGVGSNDGSSSLIIWYRPDNGISTSGSLIDTWMNSAGVTAFDISETGAYRPTLNLTAVNGYNEIAFNGANRLRTGLTLTTSNFITNQASSFTVAKANNTSQRSVVYTTDPLVGSTRFSNHIPWNGTVYYDIGTCCGAAGRVQVGGLTGLLDYSIWSYDAHPTTGKQLYRNEDLLATVAGSSNYNSHSSQRFNLGGNTTSTNGFSGDIAELVIFKEKVNASQRIIIDNYLSSKFNRSLTSNDLYTQDNLANGDFDHDVAGIGQAADGSNQTDSQGTGIVRINTPLALSNGDFLFWGENIKDPSYAFVTNSSNYSDELNSKWRVSKVGDLGTVTMSFDISSMPIAVICGDLQLVVDNDSDFSSPTAYNLTVSGTTAAVAGVSFSDADYFTLRYTDQIVWNGTAFFNGSGALHAPDNTDACLKLTVKSGSTAILTADAHVREVEVEPGATLQVNDGVLLEVDNGIFNEGTVEFLGEAQLIQNHTGVSSNTGSGDLKIRQEGTFNIYNYNYWSAPVHRSGDWQVGYLETEAGPIGFTGGYDANPSASPIELSSYWLYTFNDLIDNYYGWNHITPTTAVIPAMGYLMKGSGNATPTPTTDQTYVFRGTANDGDYSIPVISGNQVLIGNPYPSAITATAFINDNSAVIGGSIYFYEHFQANNTHILADYQGGYATRNLLTGVEAPSLPSTGNSSTKGAPEDGVAVAQGFFVKIQNTGTVQFSNSQRVYARESLSESVFYRSAQSTPTDDRIIFWLKFKDHLNNESTIALGYDTNASVDYDNGYDSESFNELPNELYWPIIDKKMCIQGLNSFDVSDEIPLGVDLANAGDFTFEIDRTLNFPTNETIYLKDNQTDLFYDIKSNPVTLSLSEGEDESRFSIVYQTAESLSTDDFDSEASGLYYNVDKDALVFATLDNLNAIETIAIYNVLGQKVKVLEDVDSREVDLSFLKTGMYIAEISKYSGQKLKLKFIKQ
- a CDS encoding DNA/RNA non-specific endonuclease, giving the protein MSNKTKYSLLTALIIIATFGTKEYLDVRDKTEVVEEGATVKSDTNEYFLPTSTTGQIVHHDGYSLSYSEPHEQAEWVAYELKKTHLSKNDFKRPYFEVDDAVKTGAAHWRNYKKSGYDRGHLCPAGDRKYSKSAHDETFLTSNVSPQRHDFNAGVWNRLEQKTRYWASKYDGVFVVSGGILKGKMKTIGTEKVAVPNQFYKVLIDNNSGKTKVIAFLMAHQESDQPLYKFVTSVDTIEDLTGIDFFSELDDTTENRLEASSDYKGWSF
- a CDS encoding glycosyltransferase, which translates into the protein MNFSIIIPAHNEESSIGLTLQSLVDQTLLPKQIVVVNDNSTDNTKTIVEDFQKQHDCITLVNITSSNKHLPGAKIINAFYKGYEVLNTNYDVLCKFDADLIFPLNYLETLALHFNKSKTIGMVAGYCYIEKNNDWILESITAKDHIRGALKAYRKDCFEAIGQLKRAMGWDTIDELLAKYNKYHIVLDETLHVKHLKPTGASYNKGAKYLQGEAMYKMRYGFTLTLITALKMGLKKKSFRYFKDYIIGYLKAARNKPEQLVSIEEGQFIRNLRWTGVRKKLF
- a CDS encoding FkbM family methyltransferase, translating into MRSVIYKTIYNRKLNYIIRNLNFAFNTIFKSKIKIPPSGLLNLKTDSGTIKIETNQTSYLTQLLYWNGYKDFEYSEIFESLVKDKNTFLDIGSNIGYYSLLAIQANPTINVIAFEPAIGPKYYLEKNIKLNNFEKNIKPIDIALSDCNGIIDFYEVENIKYKKLKYNLAGEGNAGTKTTSRDFIKRRVSTTTLDQFVEENNINNIDIIKLDTEGTEIHILNHGKNTIIKNQPIIICETLFNTIEKELEDYFKPLHYLFFNHIDKKLVEVSTITRTKDDGIRNCFFIPKNKVELISEYI
- a CDS encoding integrin alpha; the encoded protein is MSIDYIGDLNGDGFEDIVVGTFTDDDGGLDTGVVYILFRDANSAVINATKISKIRGAFIRVLDNDDRFGGAVSFLGDLNDDGFTEIAVSADYDGDAGYSHGTVLVLSLNSDGTLNSHSKINDTQRGFNEGIVSDATFGTDIENIGDLNGDDWAVGFIRDSDWGARRGVVWILCMNTNLTVNSEQKISDTKVSFSAV
- a CDS encoding T9SS type B sorting domain-containing protein; its protein translation is MSPTNCNVSDGVLLISGLLPNSDYDIEYILNGVLVSDLIFSDVSGQIILSDLAIGSYQDIVVFSLSDGCFDSEVELIISAGSNLTTTIVSVNPNGCNVSDGIITIAGLTDAFIYTIVYDINGIQNSVILTANHFGEITLTALVVGTYDNIIITEINTGCVVNVNPVVLSFSNFTATIASTNPTGCYASDGTITLSELTNTLTYTVVYDANETHESVTLTVNSFGEITLNTLSTWSYVSIVITEDSTACAFNLAPIDLICFNDVSTCVKIKNFFIPNNDVWMIEGDLNCNFVLCIYDRYGKLLKILMPNSLYWDGTFNGFNMPTNDYWYTIEYRDDNGMLQQIKSHFTLKR